In Mesorhizobium sp. 113-3-3, a genomic segment contains:
- a CDS encoding MFS transporter has product MFGQTMPKNRLPLVAAVYLGTFVALLDVSIVNVALPTIQQALHTDFGGLQWVVDAYTLCLSAFMLSSGLIGDRYGRKRSWLAGVGIFVAGSLICAIAPNLPALLAGRVVQGIAGSLLIPGALSILTQAFPDPRERAGVIGGWASFAAVSLVVGPVLGGILVQTVGWQSIFLINLPLGLFTIALGAVSIEETAHPEHAHLDLVGLALSILWLGALTFGLISAGESGWGDARTITAIIAGVVGLVVFLGFEARTPRPMLPLGLFRDVRFAVANVASFALGFTSYSSVFFFSMFLQQVQGWSPTQTGLRMAPAFLVQIVVSPWIGRLSARYGHSLLMTAGYILVGLSMLGMCWAGPSTPYAVLCTLFIINGLGNSLAIPTGSAAAMSYAPRERSGMVSAVINATRQSGLAIGIALLGALMSMRATSLLTGYLDDANVPNAEAVARAAISRHDFTTEAAIGEGGVHQLFATAYAGGFHAAMLTAAIAAFLTAALLVVVLAPAEARSARQAKQQA; this is encoded by the coding sequence ATGTTTGGACAGACCATGCCGAAGAACCGCCTGCCGCTCGTCGCCGCCGTCTATCTTGGCACGTTTGTCGCCTTGCTCGATGTCAGCATCGTCAATGTCGCGCTGCCGACCATCCAGCAGGCGCTGCACACCGATTTCGGCGGCCTGCAATGGGTGGTCGATGCCTACACGCTCTGCCTGTCGGCCTTCATGCTGTCCTCGGGGCTGATCGGCGACCGCTACGGCCGCAAGCGCTCATGGCTGGCCGGCGTCGGCATCTTCGTCGCCGGTTCGCTGATCTGTGCCATCGCACCCAATTTGCCGGCGCTGCTGGCCGGCCGTGTGGTGCAAGGCATTGCCGGCTCGCTGCTCATTCCAGGCGCGCTGTCGATCCTGACGCAGGCTTTCCCCGATCCGCGCGAGCGGGCCGGCGTCATCGGCGGCTGGGCCTCGTTCGCCGCCGTTTCGCTGGTCGTCGGCCCGGTGCTGGGCGGCATTCTGGTGCAGACGGTCGGCTGGCAGAGCATCTTCCTGATCAATTTGCCGCTCGGCCTTTTCACCATCGCGCTCGGCGCCGTGTCGATCGAGGAGACGGCGCATCCCGAACATGCCCATCTCGACCTTGTCGGCCTGGCGCTCTCGATCCTGTGGCTTGGCGCGCTGACCTTCGGCCTGATCTCCGCCGGCGAGAGCGGCTGGGGCGATGCCCGGACCATAACGGCCATCATCGCCGGTGTGGTTGGCCTGGTGGTCTTCCTTGGCTTCGAGGCGCGCACGCCACGGCCCATGCTGCCGCTCGGCCTGTTCCGCGACGTGCGCTTCGCCGTCGCCAACGTCGCCTCGTTCGCGCTCGGCTTCACCTCTTATTCCAGCGTCTTCTTCTTCTCGATGTTCCTGCAGCAGGTGCAGGGCTGGTCGCCGACGCAGACCGGGCTGCGAATGGCGCCGGCCTTCCTTGTCCAGATCGTGGTGTCGCCGTGGATCGGCCGGCTGAGCGCCCGCTATGGGCATTCGCTCCTGATGACGGCGGGCTATATCTTGGTCGGGCTTTCGATGCTCGGCATGTGCTGGGCCGGGCCGTCGACGCCATACGCGGTGCTGTGCACCCTGTTCATCATCAACGGTCTCGGCAACTCGCTGGCGATCCCGACCGGCAGTGCCGCCGCCATGTCCTACGCGCCACGCGAGCGCTCCGGCATGGTGTCGGCCGTCATCAACGCCACCCGCCAGAGCGGACTGGCCATCGGTATCGCGCTGCTTGGCGCGCTGATGAGCATGCGGGCGACCAGCCTGCTGACCGGATATCTCGATGATGCCAATGTGCCCAATGCCGAAGCCGTGGCTCGTGCGGCCATCTCACGGCATGATTTCACAACCGAGGCGGCAATCGGCGAGGGTGGCGTGCACCAGCTCTTCGCCACCGCCTATGCCGGCGGCTTCCACGCCGCCATGCTGACAGCGGCGATTGCCGCGTTCCTCACCGCCGCACTGCTGGTCGTGGTTCTGGCGCCGGCCGAGGCGCGTTCGGCCAGGCAAGCAAAGCAGCAGGCGTAA
- a CDS encoding pyridoxal phosphate-dependent aminotransferase, with protein MAFLADTLSRVKPSATIAVTQKARELKNAGRDIIGLGAGEPDFDTPDNIKNAAIEAIRRGETKYPPVSGIVPLREAIAKKFKRENNLDYRPEQTIVGTGGKQILFNAFMATLNPGDEVIIPRPYWVSYPEMVAICGGTSVFADTSIENGFKLTAEVLEKAITPKTKWLLMNSPSNPSGAAYTQAELRALADVLLKHPHVWTLTDDMYEHLTYGDFVFKTIAEVEPKLYERTLTMNGVSKAYAMTGWRIGYAAGPVQLIKAMDMIQGQQTSGACTIAQWASVEALNGPQDFIARNKAIFQGRRDLVVSMLNQARGISCPSPEGAFYVYPSCAQLIGKKTKAGKVIDTDEAFCSELLEAEGVAVVFGSAFGLGPNFRISYATSDALLEEACTRIQRFTASLT; from the coding sequence ATGGCCTTTCTTGCCGACACCCTTTCCCGCGTAAAGCCTTCCGCCACCATCGCGGTGACGCAGAAAGCGCGCGAGCTGAAAAATGCCGGCCGTGACATTATCGGCCTCGGCGCCGGCGAACCGGATTTCGACACGCCGGACAACATCAAGAACGCGGCGATCGAGGCGATCCGCCGTGGCGAAACCAAGTATCCGCCGGTGTCGGGCATCGTGCCGCTGCGCGAGGCGATCGCGAAGAAATTCAAGCGCGAGAACAATCTCGACTACAGACCGGAGCAGACCATTGTCGGCACCGGCGGCAAGCAGATCCTGTTCAACGCCTTCATGGCGACTCTGAACCCCGGCGACGAGGTCATCATCCCCCGCCCCTACTGGGTCAGCTATCCCGAAATGGTGGCGATCTGCGGCGGCACGTCGGTGTTCGCCGACACCTCGATCGAGAACGGCTTCAAACTGACGGCCGAAGTGCTGGAAAAGGCGATCACACCGAAGACCAAATGGCTGCTGATGAATTCGCCGTCGAACCCGTCGGGCGCGGCCTACACGCAGGCTGAACTGCGCGCGCTGGCCGATGTGCTGCTGAAGCATCCGCATGTCTGGACGCTGACCGACGACATGTACGAGCACCTGACCTATGGCGACTTCGTCTTCAAGACCATCGCCGAGGTCGAGCCGAAGCTCTATGAGCGTACGCTGACCATGAACGGCGTGTCGAAAGCCTATGCCATGACCGGCTGGCGCATTGGCTATGCCGCCGGTCCGGTCCAGCTGATCAAGGCGATGGACATGATCCAGGGCCAGCAGACTTCGGGCGCCTGCACCATCGCGCAATGGGCTTCCGTCGAGGCGCTCAACGGTCCGCAGGATTTCATCGCCAGGAACAAGGCGATCTTCCAAGGGCGGCGCGACCTCGTCGTCTCGATGCTCAACCAGGCGCGCGGCATTTCTTGCCCGTCGCCGGAAGGCGCCTTCTATGTCTATCCGTCCTGTGCCCAGCTGATCGGCAAGAAGACCAAGGCCGGCAAGGTGATCGACACCGACGAGGCCTTCTGCTCGGAACTGCTCGAGGCGGAAGGCGTGGCCGTGGTGTTCGGCTCGGCCTTCGGCCTCGGCCCCAACTTTCGCATCTCCTATGCGACGTCGGATGCGCTGCTGGAGGAAGCCTGCACGCGCATCCAGCGCTTCACGGCATCGCTGACCTGA
- a CDS encoding EAL domain-containing protein, with protein MSRSIGLAHIIRHDDGTSSGVWGIYTLQSAFQPIFAFKEGKLSVAAFEGLIRPFRDGEPQPPMAFFSTCPAADRLHVEALTRTLHLLNAGACLPLEASIFVNFDPSVFTERSIADNALREMRLVLHEAGIDPGRVVCEVTEQRSASQETLHGFVAALRANGFRIAVDDYGADDSDINRIKELRPDIVKFDAAWITQLMESGAGFALLTTMVKSFEDQGIRTVFEGIEEGWQLELAEKSGASMVQGFVLARPELAPTSFRVFGKTADPVAAASDATAPAVAPRTARPAKAFGRRVAP; from the coding sequence TTGTCACGCAGCATCGGGCTTGCCCATATCATCCGCCATGATGACGGCACCTCGTCAGGTGTCTGGGGTATCTACACGCTGCAAAGCGCCTTCCAGCCGATCTTCGCCTTCAAGGAGGGCAAACTGTCGGTTGCCGCCTTCGAAGGGCTGATCCGGCCGTTTCGCGATGGCGAGCCGCAACCGCCGATGGCCTTCTTCTCGACCTGTCCGGCCGCCGACCGTCTGCATGTCGAAGCGCTGACCAGGACATTGCATCTGCTCAATGCTGGCGCATGCCTGCCGCTGGAGGCGTCGATCTTCGTCAATTTCGACCCGTCGGTGTTCACCGAGCGGTCGATCGCCGACAATGCCTTGCGCGAAATGCGGCTGGTGCTGCACGAGGCCGGCATCGATCCGGGCCGCGTCGTTTGCGAGGTGACCGAGCAGCGATCGGCGTCGCAGGAAACCCTGCACGGCTTCGTCGCTGCGCTCAGGGCCAACGGTTTCCGCATCGCCGTCGACGACTATGGCGCCGACGATTCCGACATCAACCGCATCAAGGAGCTGCGGCCCGACATCGTCAAGTTCGACGCCGCCTGGATCACGCAGCTGATGGAGTCCGGCGCCGGTTTCGCGCTGTTGACGACGATGGTGAAAAGCTTCGAGGACCAGGGCATCCGTACGGTGTTCGAAGGCATCGAGGAAGGGTGGCAACTGGAGCTCGCCGAAAAGTCCGGCGCCTCGATGGTCCAGGGTTTCGTGCTGGCGCGGCCGGAACTGGCGCCGACGAGTTTCCGTGTTTTCGGGAAAACCGCGGACCCGGTTGCCGCCGCAAGCGATGCCACCGCCCCCGCCGTCGCTCCGCGTACGGCACGACCGGCAAAAGCCTTCGGGCGCAGGGTCGCGCCATGA
- a CDS encoding EAL domain-containing protein — protein MRFERRRSVGDAIFADEIGIEYGIHGEFRLRSAYQPIFAPLGRSLHAVAVEGLIEPHRAGRAGSARAFFESVAAADRLFVETMCRMLHLRNFHNIGVDGLDLFFNYNPMVNDHSGRALAEIRLMSRHLGDLGLAPGMLVCEITEQAADDVLLARLVREMRRDGIRIAIDDFGTGHSTEERVSLLQPDIVKIDGGWFAEFCRHAAAERFFRPLVSSLHDRGARVLVEGIEQPVHLRVALDGGVDLLQGYLLARPALAGTIFNEEPLSVDALLGRENNVVPLFG, from the coding sequence ATGAGGTTCGAGCGGCGGCGCAGTGTCGGCGACGCGATCTTCGCCGACGAGATCGGCATCGAATACGGCATCCATGGCGAGTTCCGCCTGCGCAGCGCCTACCAGCCGATCTTCGCGCCGCTTGGGCGTTCTCTGCACGCTGTGGCGGTCGAGGGCCTGATCGAGCCGCACCGTGCCGGCAGGGCTGGGTCGGCACGGGCGTTCTTCGAGAGCGTCGCCGCGGCGGACCGGCTGTTTGTCGAGACCATGTGCCGGATGCTGCACTTAAGGAATTTTCACAATATCGGCGTCGACGGGCTCGATCTGTTCTTCAACTACAATCCGATGGTCAACGACCATTCGGGGCGGGCGCTGGCCGAAATCCGGCTGATGAGCCGGCACCTCGGCGATCTCGGGCTCGCCCCCGGCATGCTGGTCTGCGAAATCACCGAACAGGCGGCGGACGACGTGCTTCTCGCCCGGTTGGTGCGCGAAATGCGGCGCGACGGCATCCGCATCGCCATCGACGATTTCGGCACCGGACATTCGACCGAGGAGCGGGTGAGCCTGCTGCAGCCCGATATCGTCAAGATCGATGGCGGCTGGTTCGCCGAGTTCTGCCGCCACGCCGCCGCCGAACGCTTCTTCCGCCCGCTGGTTTCCAGCCTGCACGACCGCGGCGCCAGGGTGCTGGTCGAAGGCATCGAGCAGCCCGTCCACCTGCGCGTCGCGCTCGACGGCGGCGTCGACCTGCTGCAAGGTTACCTTCTCGCCCGGCCGGCGCTGGCCGGCACCATCTTCAACGAAGAGCCGCTGTCCGTCGATGCGTTGCTGGGCAGGGAGAACAATGTCGTGCCGCTGTTCGGGTAA
- a CDS encoding glutathione S-transferase family protein, with protein sequence MILYSMIDSGNCYKPRLLMAKLGLAFTTIEVSSHTGDTRKADFVAKNPNAMVPLLELDDGRRLAESNAILLYLAEGTRFLPADKYERGLAYQWLFFEQYSHEPYIAVRKALLTFPERAGDATPERLAVTLERGNKALGVMNRYLENNAFFAGGAFSVADIALYAYTHTAEQGGFQLDAYPAVVAWLGRVEADPGHVPIGWVG encoded by the coding sequence ATGATACTCTACAGCATGATCGACAGCGGCAATTGCTACAAGCCGCGCCTGCTGATGGCCAAGCTTGGCCTCGCCTTCACCACGATCGAGGTGAGTTCGCATACTGGCGACACGCGCAAAGCCGATTTCGTCGCCAAGAACCCGAACGCCATGGTGCCGCTGCTGGAACTCGATGACGGTCGCCGGCTGGCCGAGTCCAACGCCATCCTGCTCTATCTCGCCGAAGGCACGCGCTTCCTGCCGGCGGATAAGTATGAGCGCGGGCTTGCCTATCAATGGCTGTTCTTCGAGCAATACAGCCACGAGCCCTATATCGCCGTGCGCAAGGCGCTGCTGACCTTTCCCGAGCGCGCCGGGGATGCGACACCCGAGCGGCTGGCGGTGACGCTGGAGCGCGGCAACAAGGCGCTCGGCGTGATGAACAGATATCTGGAGAACAACGCCTTCTTCGCCGGTGGCGCCTTCAGCGTCGCCGACATCGCGCTCTATGCCTACACGCACACGGCCGAGCAGGGCGGCTTCCAGCTCGACGCCTATCCGGCTGTCGTGGCCTGGCTTGGCCGCGTCGAGGCGGATCCGGGGCATGTGCCGATCGGGTGGGTGGGTTGA
- a CDS encoding cold-shock protein: MATGTVKWFNATKGFGFIQPDAGGADVFVHISAVERAGLSTLVEGQKINFEIEQDRRTGKSSAGSLSKAA, translated from the coding sequence ATGGCAACTGGAACGGTCAAGTGGTTCAACGCCACCAAGGGCTTCGGCTTCATCCAGCCTGACGCGGGCGGCGCGGACGTTTTCGTCCACATCTCCGCTGTCGAGCGCGCTGGACTGTCGACCCTGGTCGAAGGCCAGAAGATCAACTTCGAGATCGAGCAGGACCGCCGCACTGGCAAGTCGTCCGCTGGATCTCTGAGCAAGGCAGCCTGA
- a CDS encoding methylated-DNA--[protein]-cysteine S-methyltransferase — METTPSITAGHAVLETVIGFMGIAWSEKGLIRLCLPERSRESVERRLMRHAGVSASTAQPPWVVELIASIKAYAAGEDVDFTNVPVDLDGVDDFRLAIYDAARKLSYGETTTYGELAKRAGHAGLPRETGAALGANPVPLVIPCHRILAAGGKIGGFSAPGGSVTKEKMLAMEGVRVGPPPPAQVSFGF; from the coding sequence ATGGAAACGACACCGTCGATCACAGCCGGCCACGCAGTGTTAGAAACAGTGATCGGTTTCATGGGCATTGCCTGGAGCGAAAAGGGCCTGATCCGGCTCTGCCTGCCCGAACGCAGCCGTGAATCGGTGGAGCGGCGGCTGATGCGTCATGCCGGCGTTTCCGCCTCCACGGCGCAGCCTCCATGGGTGGTCGAACTCATCGCCTCGATCAAGGCTTACGCCGCTGGAGAGGACGTCGATTTCACCAATGTTCCGGTCGATCTCGACGGCGTCGACGATTTCCGCCTGGCCATCTACGACGCGGCGCGCAAACTTAGCTACGGCGAGACAACCACCTATGGCGAACTCGCCAAGCGTGCCGGCCATGCCGGCCTGCCGCGCGAAACCGGAGCAGCCCTTGGCGCCAACCCGGTGCCGCTGGTCATCCCCTGCCACCGCATCCTGGCGGCCGGCGGCAAGATCGGCGGCTTCTCGGCGCCCGGCGGCTCCGTCACCAAGGAGAAGATGCTGGCCATGGAAGGCGTGCGAGTCGGCCCGCCGCCGCCGGCGCAGGTGTCCTTCGGCTTCTGA
- a CDS encoding lytic transglycosylase domain-containing protein — MPAKQTLIAIGVIVAAAGMSGCTSTSQMKPAPSLTETATVAGSDAGFTIPLPETVSVLPQSSGIAPVQTAELAPGAVISEGEAAAAPASQPAAATAAFAGATPKAPAVPAIMIASPSAWQAPPPSKAGQPVKAAQPVIKSAETYTTAGLIVPAVAGSGQKLPGVQQVAYVVPQNPASLVQFPSAPVGPVQEEHTGVRGDVDRLIVKYAALYQVPVDLVRHVVNRESTFNPKAYNNGHWGLMQIKHATARGMGYDGPAKGLFDAETNLKYAVKYLRGAWLVAGGNAKKADWLYQTGYYFDAKRKGLLEATGLGVDRKRRPQPDA; from the coding sequence TTGCCAGCAAAACAAACCCTTATCGCGATCGGCGTGATCGTGGCGGCAGCCGGCATGAGCGGCTGCACCTCGACCTCGCAGATGAAGCCCGCGCCGTCCCTGACCGAAACCGCGACCGTTGCCGGCAGCGATGCCGGCTTCACCATCCCGCTGCCGGAGACGGTTTCGGTGCTGCCGCAATCCTCGGGCATCGCTCCCGTCCAGACCGCCGAACTCGCACCTGGCGCCGTCATTTCGGAAGGTGAGGCAGCCGCCGCGCCGGCCAGCCAGCCGGCCGCCGCGACCGCGGCCTTTGCCGGCGCGACGCCGAAGGCTCCGGCCGTGCCCGCCATCATGATCGCCAGCCCCAGTGCCTGGCAGGCGCCGCCGCCCTCCAAGGCAGGCCAGCCGGTGAAGGCAGCTCAGCCCGTGATCAAGTCCGCCGAGACCTATACGACAGCCGGCCTCATTGTGCCGGCGGTCGCCGGCAGCGGCCAGAAACTGCCGGGGGTGCAGCAGGTCGCCTATGTCGTGCCGCAGAATCCGGCTTCCCTGGTGCAGTTCCCCTCCGCGCCGGTTGGTCCGGTGCAGGAAGAGCACACCGGCGTGCGCGGCGACGTCGACCGGCTGATCGTCAAATACGCTGCCCTCTACCAGGTGCCGGTCGATCTGGTGCGCCATGTCGTCAACCGCGAGAGCACCTTCAATCCCAAGGCCTACAACAATGGCCATTGGGGGCTGATGCAGATCAAGCACGCGACGGCGCGCGGCATGGGCTATGACGGGCCCGCCAAGGGCCTGTTCGACGCCGAAACCAATTTGAAATACGCGGTCAAATATCTGCGTGGCGCCTGGCTGGTGGCGGGCGGCAACGCCAAGAAGGCCGACTGGCTTTACCAGACCGGCTACTATTTCGATGCCAAGCGCAAGGGCCTGCTCGAGGCGACCGGCCTCGGTGTCGACCGCAAGCGGCGTCCGCAACCCGACGCCTGA
- a CDS encoding GNAT family N-acetyltransferase yields MPEPRPPAPNDIRLRKLLDETLVAPHWPDGFAMRCAEPPDLHALHALLSEVFDDGADGPFADWCMRLLDDPEFDPALCFLVIDAKGRLAAAALCWTSAFVKDLAVHPEARGKGIGEALMWQAFAAFRDRGAAHVDLKTNTVENAAAVRLYERLGMFEVDWYS; encoded by the coding sequence ATGCCTGAACCACGCCCGCCGGCCCCAAACGACATCCGGCTGCGCAAGCTTCTCGACGAGACACTGGTTGCACCGCACTGGCCTGATGGTTTTGCCATGCGCTGCGCAGAGCCCCCAGACCTGCATGCCTTGCATGCGCTGTTGAGCGAAGTGTTCGATGACGGGGCCGACGGGCCGTTCGCAGACTGGTGTATGCGCCTCCTCGACGATCCCGAATTCGACCCGGCGCTGTGTTTCCTTGTCATCGACGCCAAGGGCCGGCTGGCGGCGGCGGCGCTGTGCTGGACTTCCGCTTTCGTCAAGGATCTCGCCGTTCATCCCGAGGCGCGCGGCAAGGGCATCGGCGAAGCGCTGATGTGGCAAGCCTTCGCCGCCTTTCGCGATCGCGGTGCGGCCCATGTCGACCTCAAGACCAACACGGTCGAAAACGCCGCCGCCGTCAGGCTCTACGAGCGGCTCGGCATGTTCGAGGTGGATTGGTATAGTTGA
- a CDS encoding lysozyme inhibitor LprI family protein, with amino-acid sequence MMRLLLSSLATLILAAPLLVGVAHAADDCANASDQATLDACAGKDFDAADKKLNDAYKQITDRLKDNAGSKKLLVDAQRAWVAFRDAECNFQGGPPETAGSVRPMAVANCQAGLTTLRLKDLQDYLHCEEGVLDCPVPAAP; translated from the coding sequence ATGATGCGGCTTCTGCTCTCCAGCCTTGCCACCCTGATTCTTGCCGCGCCGCTCCTTGTTGGCGTGGCACATGCAGCCGACGACTGCGCCAACGCGTCGGATCAGGCCACACTCGACGCCTGCGCCGGCAAGGATTTCGACGCGGCCGACAAGAAACTCAACGACGCCTACAAGCAGATCACGGACAGGCTGAAGGACAATGCGGGGTCGAAAAAACTGCTGGTCGACGCGCAGCGCGCCTGGGTCGCCTTCCGCGACGCCGAATGCAACTTCCAGGGCGGCCCGCCCGAAACCGCCGGCAGCGTGCGTCCGATGGCCGTCGCCAATTGCCAGGCGGGGCTCACCACCCTCAGGCTGAAGGATCTGCAGGACTATCTCCATTGCGAGGAAGGCGTGCTGGACTGCCCGGTGCCGGCGGCGCCTTAG
- a CDS encoding DUF899 family protein yields MITFPNESARYRTAREKLLKKEIELRRAMEAVAEARRALPPGGLIRQDYVFDALGADGRPGKTKLSELFAPGKDSLILYQMMFPRHPQETRDVAASGGTAKLARPDQPCPSCTALLDQWDGAVGHLEAAGFNFAVVAKTALENLVTLGRDRGWKNMRLVSSAANSFKRDYNAETADGAQIPLLSVFHCDGDGIRHFWSSELGFAPSDPGQDPRAIGTCEILWNLMDFTPEGRPDWHEQLQYGCCH; encoded by the coding sequence ATGATCACCTTTCCCAACGAATCCGCCAGATACCGCACCGCCCGCGAAAAGCTCCTGAAGAAGGAAATCGAACTGCGCCGCGCCATGGAAGCCGTGGCCGAGGCGCGGCGCGCGCTGCCGCCGGGCGGGCTGATCCGCCAGGACTATGTCTTTGACGCGCTTGGCGCCGACGGCAGGCCGGGGAAGACAAAACTGTCGGAACTGTTCGCGCCGGGCAAGGATTCGCTCATCCTCTACCAGATGATGTTTCCGCGCCATCCGCAGGAGACGCGCGATGTGGCGGCGAGCGGCGGCACGGCGAAGCTCGCCCGGCCGGACCAGCCATGCCCGTCCTGCACGGCGCTGCTCGACCAGTGGGACGGCGCCGTCGGCCATCTCGAAGCGGCCGGCTTCAATTTTGCCGTGGTAGCGAAAACCGCGCTGGAAAACCTGGTGACCCTCGGCCGCGACCGGGGCTGGAAGAACATGCGGCTGGTGTCGTCGGCCGCCAACAGCTTCAAGCGCGACTACAATGCCGAGACGGCCGACGGCGCGCAGATCCCGCTGCTGTCGGTGTTTCATTGCGATGGCGACGGCATCAGGCATTTCTGGTCGTCGGAGCTTGGCTTCGCGCCGAGCGACCCCGGCCAGGACCCGCGCGCCATCGGCACCTGCGAGATCCTGTGGAACCTGATGGATTTCACGCCGGAGGGAAGGCCGGATTGGCATGAGCAGCTGCAGTATGGGTGTTGCCATTAG
- a CDS encoding cupin domain-containing protein — protein sequence MPRIDLAAVPVRKGSGYPAPFDAPCADRTRRRLGDAGGLSDFGVNLMTLPPGGWSSQRHWHSHEDEFVYVLEGELTLVEDGGETLLKAGDSAAFARNSGNGHHLINRSSVTARYLEVGSRNPDDVITCSDIDMMSPSSDGRFLHKDGTPYPGQG from the coding sequence ATGCCCAGGATCGACCTCGCCGCCGTGCCCGTCCGCAAAGGCTCCGGCTACCCCGCGCCCTTCGACGCCCCTTGCGCCGACCGCACGCGCCGGCGCCTCGGAGACGCCGGCGGGCTCAGCGATTTCGGCGTCAACCTGATGACGCTGCCGCCCGGCGGCTGGTCGAGCCAGCGCCACTGGCACAGCCATGAGGACGAGTTCGTCTACGTGCTGGAAGGCGAGCTGACGCTGGTCGAGGATGGCGGCGAGACGCTGCTCAAGGCGGGCGATAGTGCTGCCTTCGCCAGGAACAGCGGCAACGGCCACCACTTGATCAACCGGTCGTCGGTCACGGCGCGCTACCTCGAAGTCGGCTCGCGCAATCCGGACGATGTCATCACCTGCTCCGACATCGACATGATGAGCCCGAGTTCGGATGGACGGTTTTTGCACAAGGACGGCACGCCGTATCCGGGGCAAGGGTGA
- a CDS encoding Rid family hydrolase → MKKQVIEVPVMSDKVRSLGLPCSTAVKANGFVFISATPPVDMVTGEMVRGDIEVQTEASLKALQHCLEAAGTSLDNVVMVRIYAVNSGFYTAINRVYARYFSTNPPARSFVPVASWPMEFDIEIECVAVA, encoded by the coding sequence ATGAAAAAACAAGTCATCGAAGTGCCCGTTATGTCGGATAAGGTGCGCTCGCTCGGGCTGCCCTGTTCGACGGCGGTGAAGGCCAATGGCTTCGTGTTCATCTCGGCGACGCCGCCGGTGGATATGGTGACCGGCGAGATGGTGCGCGGCGACATCGAAGTGCAGACCGAGGCATCGCTGAAGGCGCTGCAACATTGCCTGGAAGCGGCCGGCACGTCGCTCGACAATGTGGTGATGGTGCGCATCTACGCCGTCAATTCCGGCTTCTACACGGCCATCAACCGGGTCTATGCGCGGTACTTTTCGACGAACCCGCCAGCGCGGAGTTTTGTGCCGGTGGCGTCATGGCCGATGGAGTTCGATATCGAGATTGAGTGTGTGGCGGTGGCGTGA
- a CDS encoding exonuclease has protein sequence MQQPTVFGEQLILKSHGAVHQNANPRLAPGTTPVRRTDVYFSADVETDGPIPGPFSMLSFAIVYAGKYDGKHFERPSEYNKIFYKELSPISTDFQAEALNVNGLDRDKLIISGSDPAQSMTEAFDWIKLVSGDSYPVLVAYPLSFDWNWLYWYFMKFGRYGSPFDYSRCFDIKTAFAVKSAIPIAEAGRSHLPINLASNKKHTHHAIDDAIEQAEIFANVFEWEGINGGDRR, from the coding sequence TTGCAGCAGCCTACGGTATTTGGTGAGCAATTGATTCTAAAATCGCATGGCGCCGTGCATCAGAATGCCAATCCTCGTTTGGCACCGGGCACAACCCCGGTGCGTCGCACGGATGTGTACTTCTCGGCAGACGTAGAAACAGATGGACCCATCCCTGGCCCATTTTCGATGCTGTCATTCGCGATCGTGTATGCAGGTAAGTATGATGGAAAGCATTTCGAGAGGCCGTCCGAGTATAACAAAATATTTTACAAGGAATTGTCTCCTATTTCGACCGACTTCCAAGCTGAGGCATTGAATGTCAATGGTTTAGATAGAGACAAATTGATTATAAGTGGCTCTGATCCCGCCCAGTCTATGACAGAGGCATTTGATTGGATAAAGCTTGTATCAGGAGATTCTTATCCGGTTCTGGTCGCATACCCTTTAAGTTTTGACTGGAATTGGCTTTATTGGTATTTTATGAAATTTGGCCGATACGGATCCCCGTTCGATTATTCTCGCTGCTTTGATATTAAAACTGCTTTTGCAGTGAAATCTGCTATTCCTATTGCCGAAGCGGGCAGGTCTCATTTACCTATTAATCTGGCGTCGAACAAAAAGCATACCCATCATGCGATCGATGACGCCATTGAGCAGGCAGAGATATTTGCCAACGTATTCGAGTGGGAGGGGATAAATGGGGGCGATCGACGATAG